The genomic DNA GCGCGCAATTCCCTCATCACCTCGTGGGCGAGCGGCCGATCGCGATCGTGCTGATGGATTTGTCTGGTATAGCCGCGCCAGCCCAATCGCACAGGATTGTCGGGCCAGCGCCGATCCTTTCCGAGCCAGTTGATGGCGTCGAGCCGGAATCCCTGCACGCCACGATCGATCCAGAATCGCACGATGTCGAACATCTTGGCGCGCAACGTAGGGTTATGCCAATTCAGATCCGGCTGGCTCGCCAGGAAGGAATGCAGATAGTACTGGTGGGCCACGGGATCCCACGTCCATGACGATCCGCCGAAGCGCGCGTTCCAATTACTGGGACGGCGTCCGAATCCTTTGCCGTCCGCCCAATAGTACCAGTCTCGTTCAGGCGCCGAGCGAGAGGCGCGGGCTTTTTGAAACCACGGATGTTGATCAGACGTGTGGTTGAGGACGAGATCCATGATGACTCTGATGCCACGCCGCCTGGCCTCGGTGACGAGTCGATCGAAGTCGGCGAGGGTGCCGAAGCGCGGGTCCACATTGCAGTAGTCGGCCACGTCGTAGCCGAAATCCTTCATGGGGGAAGGATAGATCGGCGACAGCCAGATGGCATCGATCCCTAACGAATCCGTCGTTCCGTCGTTCAGGTAATCGAGTCGGGAGATGATGCCGGGGATATCGCCGATGCCGTCTCCGTTGGAGTCCTGAAAGCTCCAGGGATAAATTTGGTACACGATGGCAGTTCGCCACCAAGGCGGATTGGCAGTCATACAGGCGTTTCTGGTTGAGACGATGACGGGGCAGGACAGTATAGGCCTCTGTCGTCAAATTGCAATGACGCAATGACGGACACATTATCGTAGTACCGAACTCAGTGCAGTCCAGGTCTGCGGTCCGACCATGCCATCCGGCTCGATGCCGTGTTTCTGTTGAAATCTGGTAACGGCGATGTCGGTCGCTGGTCCGTATTGACCATCGAGGGGGATGCGATAGCCCGCGCGTCGCAAGGCCCGTTGAACGGTGGAGACGTCTTGGCCCATGAGAGGAGGTCGCTGGAGCGAGAGGTGTCGAGCGAGTCGCGCCGTCGGCGCGACGCGACGGAGCGCCCTGTAGGTCGCTGGTCCGACAGTGCCATCAGTCTGGAGTCCGTGGACACGTTGAAACGACCGGATCGCAGCTTCCATGTTGCGTCCGAAAATACCATCTACACGAATAGGCAACTCATGGCGGCGCAGCAGTTTCTGCAGTTGCACGACTTTCGGTCCTCGGAGCGCCGGATGCTCCAATCGCAATGTGGTAAAGGAGCCTTTTGAAATGGATGCGCGTGAGGATTCGGTCTTGCCGGAAACGGTATGGATTGGGGCAGGCGAGGCGCTCTGTGCAGTTTCGGCCTTGGCCGATGACCGTTGTGTGTTCCTGTGCGCCAGGACCAAGAGACGCCGCTCTAACTCGTCGTGGTTGTCGGTCTTGGTCTTCGTCTCCTGGACTAGCGATTGATTGACGGATTGTAGCTCTGCGAGCTCAAGGGTCATCCGTTGCCGTTCATCCATTGCGTCGTCGAGGTCGGCCCGCAATGTCTCAATTTGGGATTGAAGGGCCGGCGGCCAGTAATCGCAGCCGTTGAGCCAGAGCAACGCCGGCATCGCGAGCATCATAACTCCCTTTCTTACGGTCGGAGCGAACGTCTGTGTTGTTTGCATTGATACAATCTCCTTCCGATGTTCTCGTTCTTGAGCGCGGGCGTCTTCCCACAACCATGGACGATGGTTGTGGGGATTGCGTCGCCCCCGGTGTCTGTCGGGCATGTCACAGGGCTTCTTCCGGTACGGGACCCGATTGCATGAATGCCCGGTCATGGTCTGGCGCGTTGATGCCAGGGATGATCACCCGCTTCAGAATGGCGATGGCCTGGCGGATGAATCTCATAGCCTGATGCTCGTCCTTGTCGAGGATGTCGGCAGCATGTCTCAAGAGGGCAGCCGCACGTGTGAGCGACAGGCTTGTCGCGTGCGAAGCTGGCGCGATGGATTGATGGGTCGGAGGGAAGGCCGTGGTTTGGGCCAGCTGAGATGTCGCATAGGCCGATGCAGGAAGGGAAGAGATGTCAGGCGTCGGCTTGCACCCTTTCTGTGAAAAGAGCCATACACCTATGACGAGCAGCGGAGTGATAAGAAGCAGTCGGCGCCATGATGGTGTGGTGAAGGTGAGCATCGCTCTTTCATTTCCTGTCTGGCTCAATGAGGTGTTCAGCTATCCTGGGTTCCCACCTGCGGATTCTCTGTTGTGCGAGATGCAGGCCGTTTAGAAGACATGGACAGAAAGATGTCGCAGCGGCTTGTTTTTTCTGCCACGGACGGACCATCGACGTTTGTGTCTCCACCTGAACAAGAGCCACAAGAGCAGCGCCGCGACCGGTATCGTCAATTCCAGCATGGCCTCACTTTCGCTACGCAGCAGGAGGCGGCGTGGCCCAACTGTCTGGATCGGCTCGATCCAGTACGTCCAAGAGATCCACTTGCACGATGACATTTTTTCCCGCTAACCGGTGATTCGCGTCGAGCGTCACTCGGTCGCCGTCCAATCCGGTGATGGTCATGTGCACCAACGTTCCATCCGTCTTGCGTATTTCGAGTCCCAGCCCTACCAGTAGCGCAACATTTTGAGCCAGGAGCCAGGCGCTGCTTACCTGACAGCACAGTTCGGGACGGTATGGCCCGAACGCTGAATCGGAGGAGATTCTTTCCGTAACGGACTCGCCGACACACATGCCGACGACGAGTGTGCCCAATCCATGAAGCATTGGATGATTCCCTGCAGTAAAAATATGCGGCTCGCTGTCGATCGAGGAAAAATAGATCAAGGTTCCGTCCTCCAGCCACGCCATGAGGTTCACATGCACGATATCTCCCCATTGGACGGGACGGGTCTGATGAGCGCCTGCTAGAGTATCGGACAAGCCTGCCATGTCCATGGATCACATCCTTTCACCTGAGCGACTATCCGAGAGGATCGGTGCTGTTGATGTTCGACGGTATTGTGCAAGTATGCCGCGCATCGGAGAACTGGGAGAAGTCCTAGTCGTGGGGAGCACTTTCCCTGGCTGGGAGCCGATTCAGAGCCTGTCTTCGTGCGGCGCCGGAGCGAACGTAGATCAGATGTTTGGAGAAGATTGGAGTCGACGGTCTGTGCCAGTCAGAGGCTGGCGTCCGGCACATACCAGCTTTGCGCGTAGAGAGGAATTGGCCACGCGCAGCTCCTCAGACAAGATATCAAGTCCTGGTAGCGTGATTTCGCACCACATGTAAGTGGAGGGCAATGGGCGAGTGAAGAATAAGCCTCTCCCAGGATTGACCAGCCGGGATGGAGACCAGATTGTGAGAGTTAACGGCACCGTTCACCCTCCGTCGAGTTTCAGAAAGGATGGCCCTGCCTGAGCAGGGCCATCCGGCCATCACTGTCGCGCCTTCGCAGGTTACTTGCCCTTCAAAGTGAACTCCACCTTGACGGTTTCGCCTTCCTTCACGTCAACCTCCTGTTCAAGCAGTCCGGCGATTGGATGCCATGCCGCCACCTTCTGCTTCCCCGGTGGCACATCGGTCAATTCAAAGGACCCATCCTCCTTCACTTTCGTAAAGTAGGGATTGGTCACAGGGAGAAACCAGGCTTGCATGAACTCATGCTGATCGCATTGAAGTCGGACCACCGAGCCAGCCTTGACCT from Nitrospirota bacterium includes the following:
- a CDS encoding peptidoglycan-binding protein codes for the protein MQTTQTFAPTVRKGVMMLAMPALLWLNGCDYWPPALQSQIETLRADLDDAMDERQRMTLELAELQSVNQSLVQETKTKTDNHDELERRLLVLAHRNTQRSSAKAETAQSASPAPIHTVSGKTESSRASISKGSFTTLRLEHPALRGPKVVQLQKLLRRHELPIRVDGIFGRNMEAAIRSFQRVHGLQTDGTVGPATYRALRRVAPTARLARHLSLQRPPLMGQDVSTVQRALRRAGYRIPLDGQYGPATDIAVTRFQQKHGIEPDGMVGPQTWTALSSVLR
- a CDS encoding FKBP-type peptidyl-prolyl cis-trans isomerase, with the protein product MDMAGLSDTLAGAHQTRPVQWGDIVHVNLMAWLEDGTLIYFSSIDSEPHIFTAGNHPMLHGLGTLVVGMCVGESVTERISSDSAFGPYRPELCCQVSSAWLLAQNVALLVGLGLEIRKTDGTLVHMTITGLDGDRVTLDANHRLAGKNVIVQVDLLDVLDRADPDSWATPPPAA